From Osmerus eperlanus chromosome 28, fOsmEpe2.1, whole genome shotgun sequence, the proteins below share one genomic window:
- the LOC134015141 gene encoding cocaine- and amphetamine-regulated transcript protein-like: MLGSGRHLPLLLWVTVMVVSVLGHAGDLKSRSLTGFALAEERQLINDLQGVLERLKNKRFLPHAKKHSLLPMCDAGEQCALRKGARIGKLCDCQQPRACSSFMLRCL; the protein is encoded by the exons ATGCTGGGCAGCGGTCGCCaccttccactcctcctctggGTCACTGTGATGGTGGTCAGCGTGCTGGGACACGCTGGCGACCTCAAGTCAAGGTCTCTGACCGGTTTTGCTTTGGCGGAAGAACGACAGCTG ATCAACGACCTACAAGGGGTTTTGGAGAGATTGAAAAACAAGCGCTTTCTGCCTCACGCGAAGAAACACAGCCTGTTGCCCATG TGTGACGCAGGAGAGCAGTGTGCGCTGAGGAAAGGAGCCCGGATCGGGAAGCTGTGTGACTGTCAACAGCCGAGAGCCTGCAGCTCCTTCATGCTGCGCTGCCTGTGA
- the LOC134015054 gene encoding arrestin domain-containing protein 3-like isoform X1, with translation MPSVKNLLLSYDAINEQRTFSEGDCITGRVTLQLEKETKIQSLCIKAKCDANVRWTEKRNDKTHSYTSHERFYKLKDFMIQETSNENVIPRGTHVFPFSLRIPMGSIPSSFRGRHGKVVHMLETVLSRSWKMDCTETQELNFVSKSNMNYTGPLMSPQVLAIEKDFTFSSGKINMDVHVEKMGFTLGEVVHVRANIDNSSSKELTPKFSLTQTVVFKAQGSRNVNKNTIFKAVGDCISGNTQQTVNVALKIPDDQPPTILNCSNITVEYKLKVYLDISFHRDPEVKFPMVLIPVDYQANMGGAMGLNPSGVPIYSDFSTLALFGPHTQPQQSPYPLAPTSHSPRKVIHPPPAPMYNPTPYAPVYNPTPTAPMFNPTPTGPMFNPTPTAPMFNPTPTAPMFNPTPTAPMFNPTPTAPMFNPTPTAPMFNPTPTGPMFNPTPTGPMYSSPYEASNLELPPSYSSLFTPSTPQSDPPSYSDAK, from the exons ATGCCGTCCGTAAAGAATCTACTATTGAGTTACGATGCCATTAATGAACAGAGGACGTTCTCGGAGGGAGATTGTATAACAGGGAGAGTCACTTTACAATTAGAAAAAGAGACCAAGATTCAAAGCCTTTGTATTAAAGCTAAATGCGATGCAAATGTACGTTGGACAGAAAAACGTAATGACAAAACCCACAGCTATACTTCGCACGAAAGATTTTATAAGCTTAAAGATTTCATGATTCAAGAAACTTCGAATG AGAATGTGATTCCCCGTGGAACTCATGTCTTTCCGTTTAGCCTCCGAATACCCATGGG AAGCATACCATCATCATTCAGAGGTCGCCATGGGAAAGTAGTACACATGCTAGAAACTGTACTGAGCAGAAGTTGGAAGATGGACTGCACAGAAACTCAGGAATTAAACTTTGTCTCCAAGTCTAACATGAATTATACTGGCCCACTCATG TCTCCTCAGGTTCTTGCAATAGAAAAGGACTTCACCTTCTCCTCAGGAAAAATCAACATGGACGTCCACGTCGAAAAGATGGGTTTTACACTAG GTGAAGTGGTACATGTCCGTGCCAACATTGACAATTCTTCTTCCAAAGAACTTACACCCAAATTCAGCCTGACTCAGACAGTGGTGTTCAAGGCTCAAGGCTCCAGGAATGTTAATAAGAATACAATCTTTAAAGCTGTTGGGGACTGCATCTCTGGAAACACCCAACAGACTGTTAATGTGGCTTTGAAGATTCCTGATGACCAACCTCCGACCATTCTAAATTGTAGCAACATCACAGTAGAGTACAAGCTAAAG GTGTATTTGGATATCAGTTTTCACCGAGATCCAGAGGTGAAGTTTCCCATGGTTCTCATACCTGTTGACTACCAAGCTAACATGGGTGGAGCAATGGGGCTCAACCCATCTGGGGTCCCAATCTACAGTGACTTCTCCACCCTTGCTCtatttggaccacacactcAACCACAACAATCCCCTTACCCATTGGCCCCCACATCTCATTCACCACGTAAAGTCATTcatccaccccctgcccccatgTATAACCCTACCCCGTATGCTCCAGTGTACAACCCTACCCCAACTGCCCCCATGTTCAACCCTACCCCAACTGGCCCCATGTTCAACCCTACCCCAACTGCCCCCATGTTCAACCCTACCCCAACTGCCCCCATGTTCAACCCTACCCCAACTGCCCCCATGTTCAACCCTACCCCAACTGCCCCCATGTTCAACCCTACCCCAACTGCCCCCATGTTCAACCCTACCCCAACTGGCCCCATGTTCAACCCTACCCCAACTGGCCCCATGTACTCTTCCCCATATGAGGCTTCAAATCTGGAGCTACCCCCTTCTTATTCCTCCCTTTTCACTCCGTCTACACCTCAGTCAGATCCCCCGAGCTACAGTGACGCCAAATAG
- the LOC134015054 gene encoding uncharacterized protein LOC134015054 isoform X2, with protein sequence MGSIPSSFRGRHGKVVHMLETVLSRSWKMDCTETQELNFVSKSNMNYTGPLMSPQVLAIEKDFTFSSGKINMDVHVEKMGFTLGEVVHVRANIDNSSSKELTPKFSLTQTVVFKAQGSRNVNKNTIFKAVGDCISGNTQQTVNVALKIPDDQPPTILNCSNITVEYKLKVYLDISFHRDPEVKFPMVLIPVDYQANMGGAMGLNPSGVPIYSDFSTLALFGPHTQPQQSPYPLAPTSHSPRKVIHPPPAPMYNPTPYAPVYNPTPTAPMFNPTPTGPMFNPTPTAPMFNPTPTAPMFNPTPTAPMFNPTPTAPMFNPTPTAPMFNPTPTGPMFNPTPTGPMYSSPYEASNLELPPSYSSLFTPSTPQSDPPSYSDAK encoded by the exons ATGGG AAGCATACCATCATCATTCAGAGGTCGCCATGGGAAAGTAGTACACATGCTAGAAACTGTACTGAGCAGAAGTTGGAAGATGGACTGCACAGAAACTCAGGAATTAAACTTTGTCTCCAAGTCTAACATGAATTATACTGGCCCACTCATG TCTCCTCAGGTTCTTGCAATAGAAAAGGACTTCACCTTCTCCTCAGGAAAAATCAACATGGACGTCCACGTCGAAAAGATGGGTTTTACACTAG GTGAAGTGGTACATGTCCGTGCCAACATTGACAATTCTTCTTCCAAAGAACTTACACCCAAATTCAGCCTGACTCAGACAGTGGTGTTCAAGGCTCAAGGCTCCAGGAATGTTAATAAGAATACAATCTTTAAAGCTGTTGGGGACTGCATCTCTGGAAACACCCAACAGACTGTTAATGTGGCTTTGAAGATTCCTGATGACCAACCTCCGACCATTCTAAATTGTAGCAACATCACAGTAGAGTACAAGCTAAAG GTGTATTTGGATATCAGTTTTCACCGAGATCCAGAGGTGAAGTTTCCCATGGTTCTCATACCTGTTGACTACCAAGCTAACATGGGTGGAGCAATGGGGCTCAACCCATCTGGGGTCCCAATCTACAGTGACTTCTCCACCCTTGCTCtatttggaccacacactcAACCACAACAATCCCCTTACCCATTGGCCCCCACATCTCATTCACCACGTAAAGTCATTcatccaccccctgcccccatgTATAACCCTACCCCGTATGCTCCAGTGTACAACCCTACCCCAACTGCCCCCATGTTCAACCCTACCCCAACTGGCCCCATGTTCAACCCTACCCCAACTGCCCCCATGTTCAACCCTACCCCAACTGCCCCCATGTTCAACCCTACCCCAACTGCCCCCATGTTCAACCCTACCCCAACTGCCCCCATGTTCAACCCTACCCCAACTGCCCCCATGTTCAACCCTACCCCAACTGGCCCCATGTTCAACCCTACCCCAACTGGCCCCATGTACTCTTCCCCATATGAGGCTTCAAATCTGGAGCTACCCCCTTCTTATTCCTCCCTTTTCACTCCGTCTACACCTCAGTCAGATCCCCCGAGCTACAGTGACGCCAAATAG
- the LOC134015119 gene encoding aquaporin-3-like → MGRQKLYLEKLSQSFQIRNLLLRQALAECLGTLILVMFGCGAVAQLVLSGGSHGLFLTVNFAFGFAATLGILVCGQVSGGHLNPAVTFALCLLGRERWIKFPVYFAFQTLGAFLGSGVIFGLYYDALWDFKGVLAVTGDNATAGIFATYPGKHLTLVNGFFDQMIGTAALIVCILAIVDPYNNPIPPGLEAFTVGFVVLVIGLSMGLNSGYAVNPARDLGPRLFTAIAGWGSEVFSAHDYWFLVPIFAPFLGTIFGVMVYQFMVGFHQEGEVRDKARMSDERVKLTNVSSSNDQSKGSSKEME, encoded by the exons ATGGGAAGACAGAAGCTTTACCTGGAGAAGTTGTCTCAGTCCTTCCAGATCCGCAACCTGCTCCTTCGCCAGGCCCTGGCCGAGTGTCTGGGCACGCTCATCCTGGTG atgtTTGGTTGTGGTGCCGTGGCCCAGCTGGTGCTTAGCGGGGGATCTCACGGGTTGTTCCTCACCGTCAACTTTGCGTTCGGCTTCGCTGCCACCCTGGGGATCCTTGTCTGTGGGCAGGTATCAG GAGGCCATCTGAACCCGGCGGTGACCTTTGCCCTCTGCCTGCTGGGGAGAGAGCGCTGGATCAAGTTCCCAGTGTACTTCGCCTTCCAAACGCTCGGCGCTTTCCTAGGCTCAGGGGTTATCTTCGGCCTGTACTACG ATGCTCTGTGGGACTTCAAAGGAGTTCTTGCCGTAACTGGAGATAACGCTACGGCTGGTATCTTCGCTACGTACCCTGGCAAACACCTGACTCTCGTCAATGGCTTCTTTGACCAG ATGATTGGCACCGCGGCGCTGATCGTGTGTATCCTGGCCATCGTGGACCCCTACAACAACCCCATCCCCCCGGGTCTGGAAGCTTTCACTGTGGGCTTTGTGGTGCTGGTCATCGGCCTGTCCATGGGCCTCAACTCGGGCTACGCCGTCAACCCCGCCAGGGACCTGGGCCCCCGCCTCTTCACCGCCATAGCAGGCTGGGGCTCGGAGGTCTTCAG TGCTCATGACTACTGGTTCCTGGTCCCGATCTTCGCTCCGTTCCTCGGTACCATCTTTGGAGTGATGGTCTACCAGTTTATGGTTGGATTTCATCAGGAAGGTGAGGTCCGCGACAAGGCCAGGATGTCCGACGAAAGGGTGAAACTGACCAACGTCTCCTCCAGCAACGACCAGTCGAAAGGTTCTTCCAAGGAAATGGAATGA
- the LOC134015054 gene encoding arrestin domain-containing protein 2-like isoform X3: MLETVLSRSWKMDCTETQELNFVSKSNMNYTGPLMSPQVLAIEKDFTFSSGKINMDVHVEKMGFTLGEVVHVRANIDNSSSKELTPKFSLTQTVVFKAQGSRNVNKNTIFKAVGDCISGNTQQTVNVALKIPDDQPPTILNCSNITVEYKLKVYLDISFHRDPEVKFPMVLIPVDYQANMGGAMGLNPSGVPIYSDFSTLALFGPHTQPQQSPYPLAPTSHSPRKVIHPPPAPMYNPTPYAPVYNPTPTAPMFNPTPTGPMFNPTPTAPMFNPTPTAPMFNPTPTAPMFNPTPTAPMFNPTPTAPMFNPTPTGPMFNPTPTGPMYSSPYEASNLELPPSYSSLFTPSTPQSDPPSYSDAK; this comes from the exons ATGCTAGAAACTGTACTGAGCAGAAGTTGGAAGATGGACTGCACAGAAACTCAGGAATTAAACTTTGTCTCCAAGTCTAACATGAATTATACTGGCCCACTCATG TCTCCTCAGGTTCTTGCAATAGAAAAGGACTTCACCTTCTCCTCAGGAAAAATCAACATGGACGTCCACGTCGAAAAGATGGGTTTTACACTAG GTGAAGTGGTACATGTCCGTGCCAACATTGACAATTCTTCTTCCAAAGAACTTACACCCAAATTCAGCCTGACTCAGACAGTGGTGTTCAAGGCTCAAGGCTCCAGGAATGTTAATAAGAATACAATCTTTAAAGCTGTTGGGGACTGCATCTCTGGAAACACCCAACAGACTGTTAATGTGGCTTTGAAGATTCCTGATGACCAACCTCCGACCATTCTAAATTGTAGCAACATCACAGTAGAGTACAAGCTAAAG GTGTATTTGGATATCAGTTTTCACCGAGATCCAGAGGTGAAGTTTCCCATGGTTCTCATACCTGTTGACTACCAAGCTAACATGGGTGGAGCAATGGGGCTCAACCCATCTGGGGTCCCAATCTACAGTGACTTCTCCACCCTTGCTCtatttggaccacacactcAACCACAACAATCCCCTTACCCATTGGCCCCCACATCTCATTCACCACGTAAAGTCATTcatccaccccctgcccccatgTATAACCCTACCCCGTATGCTCCAGTGTACAACCCTACCCCAACTGCCCCCATGTTCAACCCTACCCCAACTGGCCCCATGTTCAACCCTACCCCAACTGCCCCCATGTTCAACCCTACCCCAACTGCCCCCATGTTCAACCCTACCCCAACTGCCCCCATGTTCAACCCTACCCCAACTGCCCCCATGTTCAACCCTACCCCAACTGCCCCCATGTTCAACCCTACCCCAACTGGCCCCATGTTCAACCCTACCCCAACTGGCCCCATGTACTCTTCCCCATATGAGGCTTCAAATCTGGAGCTACCCCCTTCTTATTCCTCCCTTTTCACTCCGTCTACACCTCAGTCAGATCCCCCGAGCTACAGTGACGCCAAATAG
- the si:dkey-245n4.2 gene encoding uncharacterized protein si:dkey-245n4.2 produces the protein MGNRLQNFPLTLFLFVVFHGVTGFSIRNELLGKCVQVQDGRPRGGRVVLEECSPASPLQEWQWLPETQALSSVYTGDCLTALRVQQHESVRLQGCSRSGVYSGVDGGVAGGEKEEDDKDVQSWMCTKKGHLALQGKGLHLSVRQDSSKIFLSKERGQVSKWRFVGNGTGCNERGDGHRHHHHHHHVVASSLIERSLGVSTSSNQSQPGGSDQNTTDPWSERLPRPQSTAVPEEPSIMYFSMDYGMGWKVTMLVLSSLALVLGALILILNVHHNRRRKVVCVLKSYTPAGELSPPGSPVPSERAPLTRNALRPPRSPTPQRGEILIEWKDGTVTPLFESCLVE, from the exons ATGGGGAACAGGTTGCAGAATTTCCCACTTACTCTTTTTCTATTCGTTGTTTTCCACG GAGTGACTGGCTTCAGCATCAGAAACGAGCTGCTGGGCAAGTGTGTGCAGGTCCAGGATGGGCGTCCCCGAGGTGGCAGAGTAGTTCTGGAGGAGTGTagcccagcctcccccctccaggagtGGCAGTGGCTCCCCGAGACCCAAGCCCTCAGCAGTGTCTACACCGGGGACTGTCTGACCGCCCTGCGGGTCCAGCAGCATGAGAGTGTCCGACTGCAAGGCTGCAGCAGATCTGGGGTCTATTctggggtggatgggggggttgctggtggggagaaagaggaagacgaCAAGGATGTTCAGTCGTGGATGTGCACCAAAAAGGGCCATCTTGCCCTTCAGGGGAAGGGGCTCCACTTGAGTGTGAGGCAGGACTCCAGCAAGATCTTTCTCTCCAAGGAACGAGGACAGGTCAGCAAGTGGAGGTTCGTGGGAAACGGCACAGGGTGTAATGAGAGGGGCGACGGCCAtcgtcaccaccaccaccatcatcacgtTGTGGCGTCCTCGCTTATTGAGCGCTCACTGGGTGTGTCTACCTCATCCAACCAGTCTCAGCCAG GGGGATCTGACCAGAACACCACAGATCCATGGTCAGAGCGGTTGCCAAGGCCACAGAGCACAGCGGTGCCCGAGGAACCCTCCATAATGTACTTCAGTATGGACTATG GGATGGGCTGGAAGGTGACAATGCTCGTGCTGAGCTCCTTGGCCCTGGTGCTGGGAGCGTTGATTCTCATCCTCAACGTCCACCACAACAG gaggaggaaggtggtgTGCGTGTTGAAATCCTACACCCCTGCGGGGGAACTCAGTCCGCCGGGGTCACCCGTGCCCAGCGAGAGGGCCCCCCTCACCCGGAACGCCCTTcgcccccctcgctctcccacCCCGCAGCGCGGCGAGATCCTGATCGAGTGGAAGGACGGCACCGTCACGCCCCTGTTTGAGAGCTGCCTCGTCGAGTGA